The Apium graveolens cultivar Ventura unplaced genomic scaffold, ASM990537v1 ctg7081, whole genome shotgun sequence sequence GTATGATTTTTTAGGACGACGGTGTTTTTTTTTAACCGTTGTTTGTCAAGTGTTGTCTGATTGCATTATCAATTGAAATCCGATAATATTCTTGTACCGAAATCATTAACATATCATATGATATTATATATCAGAGTCCGTAAAATATCGTAACACAAAATCATGTATGTATCGCAaatatttgaaaacaaacacaacacaacagttttaaaaaggtagggtttgaaaactctTATGGAGTCCAAGctacgtttcccgacttcctctaattccaggttttctaatcaacaaatatcataatgtTAATCAacattcctactctcatcaccaacttaaATTCTAGTAATAAGTTCAAtaattcataattttcaatattcgaccgactcgaaataagtatcaatccttggtcgaaacggacggtcaaagtagtcttctagagttgactttaccgaatgttactattacgtgactcgcactctatcatttttaataaattttataataatattttaatacgaaaccacctcgcGGAGCTTCTTGAATTCTTgcaatatttatcataaaagtttcatttcgataaaatgaatttaattaggtgaaaatcattttaaaagttcggtcatCTATAATAACTCccctcaagaacatcatgttcttcaggcaacaataatcaaccttaaaactaattaactaaacatcaagataatatcaaatcaatcatcaaaatcatacttatatccaagatccttacttttcttgaaatttaaaacttaaacaaagtttggatgaaggtTTATACTTTTCTTGGTAGCTTGGGAGATTCTCTTCTTTATGGTTGAATCTTGGGAGGGATTGGTTgtgcttaaggatcctaaatcatgccatgaaaatcaagaaaataaaaagagattttcggagttactattcaccaccaattttgagcaaggatttgactatgctatactaatccaatggccatgaaattttgaaCGTACCTTTTACATGATATGAGGAATctttggttaaaatttggtgatatttaaatgagtagaacatgagatgaatttttctttccatggtgttcttgaaatcagcattgtgttttgtagagagaaagagagagagagagagaaagttttgttgcttcttggaaatgcttctcttggaagattTGTGAGATATGATTTAGTATATATCCTAGTACTACTAAATTCATGAATATCTTGGCTAGCATCCTAGATTTGTAAGCTATTCTACTTAATTTAGACTTTAGGTTTACTATTATTAGCCTTTAGGTTATCATTTCCTATCTAGCTAGGTTTCTATTTGGTTACTtgaccatggttagtttcttactctAGTTAGCTTGTATATTTAGCTTAgtttgatacgtttatttattcgtttactTGTTCGCTCTGTCACTTATTTTTTTCATAATaaattctcgtaaacggttcACGGTGTAAATTCTTTCTTATacgttctttatgttttgaagtatcgtacttggattttaatttgtaggattttaaatttataattatatcgtgattctcgtaatccttgatggttcatagatacggttatttttcaaagttcgttttcttcgaaaactaatagcgtttacatacactcatttggtacgtataatcacaatatcaactcggaatcttaaattaaaaactcgtatatggtgtggtcgtaaaagtttttattaaaccgcaaggttaccatttataaaggtcttttaccgatgtcaaaaatttgggttcttacagtttGTGTTAGGAGGGAAGGCAAAAAATGGCTAGGGGAGAATCAATTGTGAAAATTTGGTTAAGGCGGGGAAGAAAAGGGGAGGTAACGGgacaatttttaaaatgagttttagACATCGCTTTAGGACTAGGCTGATGTAGCCGTATTTCAGAAAAAAATGAGAATAAACAACAGTTACATCTTTAACTGATGTCTACAAACTCTTTAACATTGTTTAAAAACCAAGTGATGTTAAAACTTCTTTTAACATTGGTGGCATTTccaaccgatgttaaatgggtgATGTCTATTGCTCTGTTTCTTGTAGTGCTTTCTCAGAATCAGCTTCTCATTCATCTTGGTAATTTACAACATGGATTATATATTCTGCATCCTGTTAAATCTAGTTCTGCATCTCAATTTTTCACCAACAAAGCTGCTTGTCTCTCCATATCAACTGAAGCTAAACCGTGGCATTTGAGGCTTGGACATTTGTCCTTTCAGCAACTTAGAATCATTCAACCTAGTTGTTCTATTAAGAATTGTACAAAAGTAGATTCTTTCTGTCATATTTGTCCTTTAGCTAAACATCATAAGAAGTCTTTTTCACATAGTTCAATCAAGACTACTGCCATTTTCCAGCTTATCCATGTTGATATTTGGGGCCCTTATAGGGTTAAAAATCACAATGGATGTACTCAGTTTGTTATTATTGTAGACGATTATAGCCGATATAATTGGATtcatttgatcaaatataaatcagatgttgtttatgttctgaCTCAATTTCTTAACTATGTTGAGACTCAATTCCATACTTCCGTTGGTTGTGTTAAAAGTGATAATGCAAAGGAACTCGATGAAGGTGCCATGAACAAGTTGTACCAGGCTAAAGGAATTATACATAAGACTACTTGCAGTTACACACCACAACAAAATGATGTAGTTGAACGCAAGCATAAACATCTACTAGACACTGCCCGCTCTCTTGCTTTTCAATCTCGTTTACCTATTTGTTATTGGGGAGAGTGTATATTATGTGCTTGTTATTTATTTAACCATATGCCCCTTCATAATATTAACAATGATACACTCTTTCGAAGACTATACAACAAACCTCTTTGTCTTGATAATTTGAGGATTTTTGGCTGCCTCTGTTATGTTTCTAATAACACACCTAATCGTTCTAAATTTGATCCTAAAGCCTACCCTTGTGTTTTCATTGGCTACCCTCCACATATTAAAGGATACAAGATTCTTGATTTTAAAACTAAAAAGATTTTTATTTCTTGAGATCTTAATTTTCATGAGCATCATTTTCCCTAGCACATTATGCCAACACCTTCTGATTCTCAATATAATACAGTTATTTTCTTGCTTAATGTTACTTCCACTAAATTATTTTATTCTTATGATATATCAAATGATACTTTTTCTAACACTAATCCTAGTGATTCTACTCAAAATGATGGTAACCATGACCGTTCTTCCACCACATTGTCACCAGATAATTCTGTTTCTGAAAACACTCAATCTGATAATTCATCTGATATTTCTTCTCAAAATGCCACTGTTGTTCCTTAAGGCAATCTACCAGGGTCAGAAAGGCTCCTTCTTATTTGAATTCTTATCAGTGTCATTTGACACATCTTGAAAGTCTCAATGCATCACCTCATTGGTGTAATTTAGTTCTGTATGACGCTTTTCCATCTACACACAAAGCTTTTCTTTCACACACTAGCTTTATTGTTGAACCTAGAAATTATATCGAGGCTTCTACACATCCTTTGTGGCTAGAAGCTATCAATAAGGAATTAAAAGCCTTAGCAGATAATCACAATTGGGCTTTAGTTGATTTTCCCCCGCGGAAGAAAGCGATTGGTAATAAATGGGTTTTTAAGGTCAAGCTCAATTTTGATGGTTCTTTAGAACGATACAAAGCTCTTTTAGTTGCAAAGAGCTTCAATCAAAAGCATGGTATTGATTACGATGAAACATTTTCACCTGTTATAAAGATGACAGCAATCCTGTGTTTGATTGCTCTGGTAACTAGCAAAAAATGGAAACTATTTCAGTTGGATGTTAATAATGCGTTCTTGCACAGTGATTTAAAGGAAGAAGTTTATATGAGGATTCCTGATGGTGTGCCTCATCTACCTAACCAAGTTTGTCGTTTAAAGAAGTCTTTATATGGCCTTAAACAGGCATCCTGAGAATGGTTTTTTAAGCTTTTACGGGAGTTGCTTTTACAAGGTTATACCCAATCCAAAAACGATTACAACTTGTTCACTAAATTCACTGGAGGCCAGATCACTATTGTTGTTGTTTATATCGATGATATTATCGTCACAGGTGATAATTTGGTGGAAATTGATGAGCTTAAATCTCATCTTCATCGGGAATTCAGTATTAAAGACTTAGGCGAGTTTCATTATTTCTTAGGACTTGAAGTTGGATATGTATCTGAGGGTATAGTGTTAACACAACGCAAGTTTGCTACTGAGTTGCTTCAAGGTTGTTCTTTGGATATTACTCGTTCTGCTGTTACTCCCCATCCTCTGCATCAGAAGTATaacatgtctaatgatgatttaatTTTTGATCCTGAAATGTATAGGTCACTAGTAAGTAAGCTCAATTATCTTACCAACACTCATCATGACTTATCATATGTTGTTCAAACGTTGAGTCAATTTATGCAACACTCTCGTTCCACTCATTCGGCTGCTCTTACTCATACATTACGTTATGTTGCACAATCTACTGGCCAAGGTATTTTGCTTAAAGTCTCGGATACTTTAACTGTCCAGGCTTTCTCAGATTCCGATTGGGCTTCTTGCCCTAACACTAGACGTTCCATTACAAGTTACGTTATTCTATTTGGAAATTCCCCAGTCTCCTGGAAGTCTAAGAAGTAGGGTACTATATCACGATCATCTTCTGAATCCGAGTATCGTGACATGGCTTTACTTGGTTGGTTCATCTTTTAACTGAACTTGGCCTCACTAGTTTAACTCTGATTACTCTTCATTGCGATAATCAATTAGCACTTTACATAGCTAAGAATCCCGTCTTTCACGAGCGTACCAAATATATAGAATTTGATTGTCATTTTACACGTGAAAAGGTGTTACAAGGGCTCCTGcaattatcatatcttcctacTACTCACCAACTTGCCGATGTGCTTACAAAGGTCCTTCCTTCTCCTCATTTTAAAGAGCTACTCAGCAAGTTCGGTATGTCTTCTACATCCTCCAACTTGAGGGGGGATATTGGCTATATTGATCCTGGAAATATTGATTCAGGACCACATCCACGTCAGATATGCGAGCCATATCATTAGCATCATTTCTATTTCTATCATTTCTATTACAGCTGGCACATCCCGCACATATTGTATATAAGTTCAAGAATTAGTTAGGCTCAGAGTTAGTTAGATCAATTACTCTCTTTCTTTTCCTCTGTCTTTTTATAATCTATCTTCATAATAATATGTAAATATCAAATCTTATAGTTACAGTTGAATGGCGTTCTTGAATCTCATCTTTTACCATTGATATTGCTCATATTAAAGTGAAGATAAACTATCAATTTTAATTTTGTTGTTTCATCTTTTTTTATACCATTAAATTCTTtcaatacacatattttaaagatgatatattatttaattttaaataagaTCTTTACTATTTTAATTTAATGTCAGTTAGTAAAATTTAATTTCTTGAAAAATATTGAATtattatttaattgattaaattataTTTTACTAATCATGtatttttttatgaaaatcttatttttaaataatacaaGAATTTAATTTCAGTGTACAATATATACTTACATTTAATGTAATATTTGAATCAAAATTGAGCCTtcaattatatttaaaattaaacaGATTTATTATAATACTGAACCAAACATATAATATCATCAATCCCGTACCAACTTAACTCATTTTTCATTCCAAACTCATACGGCCTAGTGAACCAAAAGGATCCCAAAATGTTAAGATATAAGTAACTTATGTACATTATTTTAAAagattattttaaatatataagaTATAGACAAGCATCAACCCCCTTCATAGACACACATATGATATATATGACCAGATACATGCATAAGGAACAAATATTCTACAGCTTTCTGCTATCAAAAATACAGGTAAGCCCACAATTCTTCTAAAAAACATCGTGAAAATTCAGTGCCAGTGGCCACCTTTTGTAtcaagaattttagaaaatatttatTGACAGTGATCtaacatttttatttttgtatACCTTTTTTTGTTAAATCAAGCTGTTTTCACAGGgaaattaaaaagattctgtTAAAAGTAAGTGCTAGATGTTATAAATCTTGAATTGTTTGTTTATCTTGTTGTATGATATCAAGCTATGTACCTTGTGTGTTTGTTTATGATATCCTACTGAGTCCTAGAGATTTGGGGCTAAGAGAATTTATGACTAAATTTTTGAGGTCAGCCAGAATcggattttaattaattaatttagtgACTTGGAAGACAGCAGGGAGTTTAGTCACTGCCCTGATTTTGCATCTTCTTATATATCAACTCAAGTCTCACATCAAAGAGTCAAAGCTAAGATTTCTTTTAACATAACTATGTAATTAAGAAAATTATTTAACTGTAGCCATATAACTTCTTTATCAACTAATATTGTAGTTTACCTGTTAGTGTGTTTTGACTAATGTACGTAATCATTGATGATCTTCGGGTTCGTTCTTGACATTGTTAATTTAGCTTAAGTTTCCTGTCAGACCCTATATTTTGCTTCTAGTCTTTATAGTATAAACCTTCTACTAAATAGACAATTACAATAATTGTCTTAATTTTACAATATTCATGTGTGGAATGTTGTTGATCATGATTCATGATAATCAACCATTTGCACACCTTTGTAAATTGTGTGTTGGAAAATTGGGCTTAGAGGAATTTCTGTAAACATTTAAAGAGAAAATTAGTGTAGTTCTTGCTAAATTTGTTTCAGTAAATCTTCAGTTATCTTCTTTCCAGATGCGCTGAACAGTACGcatgattttaaatgcttcactTTTTCACAGATCACATTAGTTATGGGTCCCTGTAAGATTAAGTGGACTGTTGAAGAGGAAGACGATATGAGAGCTGGAATAGCCAAGCATGGTGCCGGTAAATGGCGGGTTATTCTCAAAGACCCCCAGTTCGGAAGTGTCTTGCGTAGGCGCTCAAATGTGGACCTCAAGGTACGATGAACCTTGCACACCTTCTTTCATTGCTGATAAAAAACTTTACTCACAGTTTGAATATGAACAGTAATAACAATCGGGAAGCTAATGCCCATACTATTATAGATACCGTTGGCAAAATAATATATGCAAGCCTTTCTTGGTGTCCTTCCTTTTCTCCGATTTTTTCAAACAAATATTGTTAGGACTTTCAGGACAAGTGGAGAAATATGCAAATCATAACGAATGGCCAGCCTCGAAACAGATGCAAGCCTGTACCAAAGAAAATGGAGGAGACCAGCCGAAGCTGTGGTAAATTTGTGGCTCTTACTAGTGAGGGCTCTGATGAAGATGAAATCGCTGAACCCGAGCCACCATCCTTATTTAAAGAAGCATCACATGAGCGTGTTTTTGAAAAGCTAACAAGGTTTTCGTTGGAAGATACAAGAACTGTTCCATTTGATGGAAAACTCATCGAGGTAATTAATCTTTTTTGGTTAGAAGGGGGAAATAAAGCAGTTTCTATAATTTATTTCTCTGCTGCAATCTGGTCTTTCTGCCTTTATTCTTTAAGCTTGTTCAATTCACATAGAGGGTTAATATAAAGATAAGATATATATACTTTAGAGTATTGGTAAAATCAACAAGCATATTAACTTTTTAAGCCAATATGAAGATAGACTTTTTAAGTCATTTGATGAGTTTTGTTTCTCATTGACTTCATTGTGAAGTTCCAACTTTGAGATGTTATTCCTCTAATCATAAGCTTGATTTACTTGAGAGGGTTACTGAAAAGATCAGATACACATACGATTATTGTTGATTTTCTGATATCGACAAGCATATTAACTTCTTAAGTCAAATATGCTCTCATTGTTTGTTGTTGGCTTTATTGTGAAGTTTCTATTCTTAAGTTGTAAATTATAAAGATTTTAAAGAAAACAAATTTAGGGTTTAGTTTCATCTATATATAATTAGGAAACATATCTATTGATAAACTCGATTTCTGAAGGGACTTGGTCAATGCTTGATGATCATAAGTTGTGTCATATATGTTCATAGTAAGGTATCACTGTCCATTACAGTAAAAAGTAAAAATTAATTTGAAAGTACTGCTCATGGGTTTTCAATCAGGTCGTATACATAAAATATTTTGCTACTATAGTTGGTGTTTTATGATGTGTGGCTGTTGTTACTTGATCTTGAATCAGTAGAAAGTAGACACCTTGTTGTGCATTAATGATTCGTATCTTTTGGTGTTACTCTTTTAGAGTTTCCATTATTTCATTGTCTGCTATAATGAAATTGAATTTTCTATTTTTTGTTCTTCATATACCAAGCAAGTATCAACTTTCTATATCTATGTACATTTAGTTTGTGGATATGATAGGTACGGAAGTTATCTGTTTGATCTTCTTTGAGATTCTTTGGTTTTATTTGCTTTATCTTCTTTTCTGGACACTTACTATTGTTCTCATTAATTTCATCGCGATAAGTTTGACGGATACCTGTGACTCCATGCTCCTTATATAAGCTCTTTGTGGTGAGAACTATTGAATTTTCTAGTACAAATTACACTTACTTTTTTGATAAATTCTAATCTGATCAGTAGAGTGTGTCATGTACTAATCTCAATTCTTCACTCATTACCTTTTCTTAGTTTTCCTGTTTTAACCAAAAAGCATGATCTTGAAGAAGTTCAATGTGCAAATGAGTGAAGAGATTAAGTTTTTTGTCTGAGTACTATGATCCCTTGAAGTACAGTGGTATACAAATATGTATGTACATGCATGCTAATGTATTACCGATTTTGTACTACAAAAAAACTGTTTGCTAGTCTGTGGGCTGATTTTTATGAATAACTATGCTGAGCCTACAGCATCATGTAAATTTTAGAGCATCAGTATATACTGCATTAGTCTCAACTTCTATTGATATAAACTCTAAGATTTTATGATTAATCTTAGTTCTAATGGATATCTTCATAGTGCAGATATATGTGTTTGAAGGTCTCGCTAAAGCTTATTGTCGATTTTGATTATCTATTAAATTATGACCAGATAAGTTGCGTATTATAGGTTTAGATCCATTAAACCAAAAATGTTCAAGTGAAGTATGGATTATGTTTTAGGCCCTAGCAAATTATAAATACATATATCACTAACAAGTAGAGCATCACAGGATTTCTTGAGGCTTATCCTTATGAAAAAAGACCGAGTTTTCTAATCAGTAATATTTAATAAGTAAATCTCACATGTGCAGCAAGGAATGGAGTATGATTCAGCATACTCATACAGCCTACGGAGCGAAGTTAATGCAGAGCTGATAAGTATAGGGCTGATGAGCCCTGAGGATATTGTTGCTGCTGTTGTAGAAGCAGTTAAGGAGGCTGAAGCTGCTATGGCAGAGGCTGAAGAGGCGGAAAAGGAAGCTGTAGAGGCTGAAAATACCGCAGAACAATTAAAAGCTTACAGTGAAAAATTAGAAAAGGAAATAAGGGAAAAGAAGGCTAGGCCTGGTAATATATCATTCATTCTAATGCTTTCTGCGGTCCAATTTTACTTTTTGTTCTAAATATCTCCCTTTCAAAAATTTAAGTCGTTTTCGATCAAATATGATTATATTAACTTCTTCAGATCCAcccttactctctctctctctctaaatAAGTTTTTTTTCTGCTAAAACtgtttttgagtttttaaaattatataacaaGTTACTGCAGAAGTGATAGGAACATTCTATTACAAGCTTCAGAATATTGATTCTATGTTTCAACTTATTGTTTATTGAACAAACGCAGGTTATGCAGTACCTAAAAGAGGAAAAAAAGGTCGCAGCAAGCGCTGAACTTCTGGTTGCTGCTGGCTTTTGCAAATCATCACTATTAAATATAGGTGGTTCTGTAATGTTGGATTAATATATCAATTACTGGGCTTGTTTTTCTTACTTTAGAATTTGATGATAATGCAAATATAATGCATTGCAGGTGTAGAAATGAGAACTAGAAGATATTATTTTCTGTAATCCATCTGAATCTGTTTTACAAACTTAACAAACttatgaagaagaagaatagagTCTTATACACACTGCTACCACTTTTCATTACTACCACTTTTGTCACTTTCTCaatgactatatatatatactgcaaaTTGTGTCCACAGAAACTGTAACAGAATGCTGAGCTGGGCATTAGCTGGCAGAGATGAAGTCAGAGATTGTTGAGAATGattcaaaattatttgaattgtttTCTTGAATATTTGTTGATTAGTTTGTTAGGTGTTTTTCAAATAATTAGTAGATAAGATAAATTCTAGTTTTTAGGAGTTTTAGTTTTTTTTAGTGTATAAAAACACACGTTGGTTATCAGAAATTAGATAGAAGTATGTATCTCATTTTATTCACTACTTCTCTAtatttttctctctttcttttatTAGTCTAAACACCACACCAACAGTGGTATCATGAGCCTTATTGATCTTAAGGGTCTGTGATATAACATAGCCATGTCTTCAAATCAAACACCAAATCTTTCTCCTCCATTTTTTAGTGGTGAAAATTATCAAGTATGGGATGTTAAAATGAAAACTCATTTGAAAGATTTGGGTTTATGGACATGGGTGAAAAGTGAGAGGGAGATACAACCTCTTACAGACAATCCTATTCTAAATCAAATCAAGTTTCACGAAAATGAGTCAAGTAAGGGTCTAAGGGCTTTATCAATTATTCATACGGCCGTGTTAGAATCGATTTTCACAAGAATTATAGCTTGTGAAACAGGAAAAGAGGCTTGGGACAAACTAAAAGAATTGTATGAGGGCAACGCAAGAATAAAGAGGATGCAAGTTTTAAATCTCAAAAGGGATTTTGAGACTTTAGCCATGAAAGAAAAAGACACTATACAagattattataaaaatttgatgGGTGTTGTTAACAAAATGCGGCTGATTAGAGAAGATGTGCCTGATAGCAAAATTGTAGAGAAGATGTTTGTGAGTTTGCCTGAAAGGTTTGAGTCAAATCTTTCATCTCTTGAAGATTCAAAAGTTATAAGTGAACTATCATTATCCGAGCTAATTAATTCTCTGCAAGCTCAAGAACAAAGAAGAGCGATGAGAAACAAGGAAACTGAAAATGCGGTGGAAGGAGCTTTTTTGGCAAAAACTCAAAAGCAAAAAATAAAATTTACTCAATGTGGTCATTGTAAGAAGAATGGACATGAAGAAAAATAATATTGGAACAAGGAAAGACCTAAATGCTTTAAATGCAAGAGGTTTGGACATGTGCAGAAGTATTGTAGAGTCAAGACGGAAGAAAGTGTCAATAAGACACAAGTATTTGATGAAGAACTATTTTGATATTGGAGAGAAGTGCTCCAATGTGTACGTTGGTGAGAAGTACATCAACATGAAACTGTGGAGAGAAGGGCTCCCAAATGAAACTGTGGAGAGAAGGGCTCCCAAATGAAACTGTGGAGAGAAGGGCTCCAACAACAATGGTGATGGTGGGAAGTACAGCATCATcgaattaatttttagaattttgaaTTATGAGGGAGTGTTGagaataattcaaaattatttgaattgtttTCTTGAATATTTGTTGATTAGTTTGTTAGGTGTTTTTCAAATAATTAGTAGATAAGATAATAACTAGTTTTTAGGAGTTTTAGTTTTTTTTAGTGTATAAAATCACACGTTGGTTATCAGAAATTAGATAGAAGTATGTATCTCATTTCATTCACTACTTCTCTAtatttttctctctttcttttatTAGTCTAAACACCAACAGAGATGAGGTGGCTAGAGTAATGGCTGAACGTATAGGACCAACACCCCCCCTCAAGTTAGGTATTGTAGGAGACTGAGGATCATGAAATCCTAACTTGGAAAGAAGCTCTTTGAAATATAGAGAAGGCAAAATCTTAGTAAACACATCAGCAAGTTGACAATGAGTAGGTAAATACGTGAGTTGAATTAAGCCCTTCATAACTTTGTCCCTTGTAAAATGACAGTCAATCTCAAAATGCTTCGTACGTTCATGAAATACAGGATTTTTAGCTATATGTAGTGCGGACTGATTGTCAAAGTGAAGAGTAACCGGCGTAAGACCTGAAACACCCAATTCCACCAATAAACGAATAAGCCAAGTGACCTCAGAAGAAGCAGTTGTCGTTGCCCTGTATTCATCCTCGGAAGAGGACTTAGAAATGGTACTTTGTTTCTTCGATTTCCAAGAAACTGGTGAATTTCCTAATAGAAGAACATATCCTGTAATAGATTTCCTTGAATTAGAACAAGCAGCTCAATCAAAATCAGTAAAAGCCTGAAGCTTTATGTCAGTATTTGCTTTAAGCAGAATACCCTGACCAACAGTATGTGCCACATATCGAAGAGTGTGTGTTAAAGCAGCAAAATGAGTAGTACAAGGACTGTGCATAAACTGACTAAGAGACTGCACAGTATAGGCTAAATCAGGATGAGTAGTTGTTAAGAAATTTAATTTTCCATCTAGAGACCTATagtcatcagaatttgacaaaGAATCACCTTCACCAGCTGAAAGTTTCATATTTAAAGGCAATGGAGTCGTAGCCTTCTTGGTAAGATCAAGAGCACTATTGTCAAGTAGCTCATGAGTAAACTTCTTTTGACTCAAAAATATACCAGTAGAGAGATAGCTGACCTCTATGCAAAGAAAGTAATTTAATCTGCCAAGGTCTTTAATACCAAAAGTCTGATGCAAAAAAACTTTAAGTTCAGAAATAGCTTCATGATCAGTACCTGTCAAGATAACATCATCTATATATACTGCCGCAATGCAGATTAAACCAGCAGTGCTTCTGATATAGAGACTATAATCATTTTTTGACTGAACAAAACCTTGAAGAATAAGGGTATGAGTCAATTTGGAATGCCACTCTCTAGAAGCCTGCTTAAGCCCATAAATTAATTTTCTGAGTCTGCAAACCTTTACTAAAAGGATTAGGAACACCATCTGGCACTTTCATATACACTTCCTCGGATAGATCACCATGTAAAAATGCATTGTTCACATCGAGTTGATGAACAAACCAATCAGAAGAAGCAGCAACAGCTAGAATATACCTAATAGTAGCCATTTAAACCACAGGAGAGAAAGTCTAATCAATACCATATTTTTGGTTAAAACCCTTGGCTACTAAACGGGCCTTGCATCTGCTTTAAGTTTAACTTTATATACCCATTTAGAACCAATTGCCTTTTTTCCTTTAGGTAAATCAGTCAATTTCCAAGTATTGTTAGCAGATAAAGCTACTAATTCTTTGTTCATTGCTTCAATCCAAAGAGGATGTTGTGAAGCTTCTGAATAAGAGGAAGGTTCAATTATATCACATATCTTAGAGATAATACATTTCTTCTCACAAGGAAGGTCAGAAAACTGTACTAGATTACACCAGTGATTAGACAGCAAAACTGTATTGCAGTAAAAATCTTTTAAGTATCCAGGAGGCTTATGATATCTGGTTGATTGTCTTAAAGAAGGCAGATGAGTATCCAGAACAGAAGTATTGATATTATGCACTAAAGAAGGGTCAGTCGAAGAAATACTATTAGTATCATGAGTATTTGAAGAATTAGGAGTATTTGAGAGATCAATGTAAGAATTCAAAGTTGGACTGTTAGTATCAACTGAACTAGCGTTTCCATCAGAACAAGGAAACATTTACTCATGATTAATGATAGATGAAAAAGGAGTGACAGAAGAAAGATAAATGACTGTTGGATAAGATGAAGCGG is a genomic window containing:
- the LOC141703764 gene encoding uncharacterized protein LOC141703764 isoform X1, yielding MHKEQIFYSFLLSKIQITLVMGPCKIKWTVEEEDDMRAGIAKHGAGKWRVILKDPQFGSVLRRRSNVDLKDFQDKWRNMQIITNGQPRNRCKPVPKKMEETSRSCGKFVALTSEGSDEDEIAEPEPPSLFKEASHERVFEKLTRFSLEDTRTVPFDGKLIEQGMEYDSAYSYSLRSEVNAELISIGLMSPEDIVAAVVEAVKEAEAAMAEAEEAEKEAVEAENTAEQLKAYSEKLEKEIREKKARPGYAVPKRGKKGRSKR
- the LOC141703764 gene encoding uncharacterized protein LOC141703764 isoform X2, whose translation is MHKEQIFYSFLLSKIQITLVMGPCKIKWTVEEEDDMRAGIAKHGAGKWRVILKDPQFGSVLRRRSNVDLKDKWRNMQIITNGQPRNRCKPVPKKMEETSRSCGKFVALTSEGSDEDEIAEPEPPSLFKEASHERVFEKLTRFSLEDTRTVPFDGKLIEQGMEYDSAYSYSLRSEVNAELISIGLMSPEDIVAAVVEAVKEAEAAMAEAEEAEKEAVEAENTAEQLKAYSEKLEKEIREKKARPGYAVPKRGKKGRSKR
- the LOC141703764 gene encoding single myb histone 6-like isoform X3; amino-acid sequence: MGPCKIKWTVEEEDDMRAGIAKHGAGKWRVILKDPQFGSVLRRRSNVDLKDFQDKWRNMQIITNGQPRNRCKPVPKKMEETSRSCGKFVALTSEGSDEDEIAEPEPPSLFKEASHERVFEKLTRFSLEDTRTVPFDGKLIEQGMEYDSAYSYSLRSEVNAELISIGLMSPEDIVAAVVEAVKEAEAAMAEAEEAEKEAVEAENTAEQLKAYSEKLEKEIREKKARPGYAVPKRGKKGRSKR
- the LOC141703762 gene encoding uncharacterized protein LOC141703762 — encoded protein: MSSNQTPNLSPPFFSGENYQVWDVKMKTHLKDLGLWTWVKSEREIQPLTDNPILNQIKFHENESSKGLRALSIIHTAVLESIFTRIIACETGKEAWDKLKELYEGNARIKRMQVLNLKRDFETLAMKEKDTIQDYYKNLMGVVNKMRLIREDVPDSKIVEKMFVSLPERFESNLSSLEDSKVISELSLSELINSLQAQEQRRAMRNKETENAVEGAFLAKTQKQKIKFTQCGHCKKNGHEEK